DNA from Fusarium falciforme chromosome 7, complete sequence:
GATGCTTCAAGCTCCCCGTGTTTCTCAGAAGAGGCATCGTGCTCGGGAGATGAGCCGTTTCCGCTATGCTCGAGGTGAACTGCCCCCTGGCTATCGGTGACAAGTTGCTTCTCTGCCATGTTGATTATTGTTGACAAGATTCCAAGTCGAGACGAAATCAGGGAGATGCGAAGCAAGGTGAAGAGATAGACGGCAGAAACACTCGTCCTGGAGCTGACAAGGAGTAGACTTTTTATCCTCGTCTCGCCTTCCAGGGAGCATGTGGGTATCTGGGGAAGCCAAGAGTTGGCGCCTGGGGGTGGCCCCTTACCCCGCAGCTTGTTTTGCGGGGGAAGGGGTCTAGATTCCTAGGTCGGTGATGTTTTGCCGTGTCCGGCCGTGTTGGCGTTCCGTAGTCTCGGACTCTCGGGCTGTTACCCATCCTATCTGACACGGTTTGGAATACCTGGTTGCTGGTAGGTTCAATTTGAACGCAGAATGCTAGGCTAGAGTACAGCCGAGTATAACTCGTACCGGACATTGGCTATCTCCATGCTATGGGGTTTCGTAGTTCATTCTTGCCACGTACAACCGTAGACTACGGTTAGCCCAATGCCGAGGGAACCAACGTGCAAAGCACAGTTTCACCATGGCATAAACAAAGCCAAGATTATTGCCAACTGCCCAAGAACCGTCATCATAGTCAATGTGTCCGGCGGGATGAACTGGGACCTATGTCTAAATGTTAACTACGTCTTGGCATCTAAGCATTACAATGATGGACAGATACGTGATCTTCAGAGCTTGCTATCGGTCCATCTCGGcgctctcttctctctgaAAGCATCCAATCCTTCTTGCATGTTTGACCCTTCGTAGATCCGGTTACTCCAACCTTCCAAAAAGATGCGGCTCGAATCCTTGACCCCAAGACCATCCCAGCCAAGCTTCAAGCCTTCTCGGGTCACTATAACAGCATCTGGACTGTTCTCGGAGATTATCTTGGCAAATTCCAGTGCCTTGTCCACAACGTTCTGTCCTTCTTCCACGACAAAGTTGCAGATGCCCCAGTCCTTAAACTCCTGAGCGCTCACGACTCGCCCCGTCAGAGCGAGCTCTGTTGCCCGCTGACGGCCTGCCGTCTTCATCATTCGGGGCAACACGCCTCCAAATGGGGTCACGCCGCGCTTTACCTCGGGCAGAGCAAAGGTAGCGGAGGATGAAGCGAGGATCATGTCGCAGTTGACAACCATTTCGCAACCTCCTCCGTACGCGGCACCATTGACCGCTGCAATGACGGGCTTTTTACCACTCCTAAACGACAGGCCTCCGAATCCATTCTCAGGAAGTTTCATGCGTATTCCTTTCTTGTTGTTTTCAGTCCACTCTGGTATCAGAAACAGTCAGTTGACTTCTGTGAGCCACTTCAGACAGGCCATCAACAGTATTGCTTCACGGACCTCTGAGGTCTGCTCCAGTACAGAACGCTTTGCCTACCCCACTGATAATGGCCACGCGGCAACTAGGCTCTTCATCGAACCATTTGAACACGGAATCAAGCTCGCAGCTCGCCTCTAGAGATAGACTGTTAAGGGTACGTGGCCTATTGATGAGCACCAGCAATATGCCAGGAGCAGGAAGGGAGAGGATGCAGTGGTGGGTAGTTGGTAGACTCATTGTTGGTAAGAATGGAACTAAGTTGgtttagaaaaaaaaagggaaatTCTTTTACTATGCACATAAGTATCAAAATGCCTGGTCAAAATATCAACGTCAATGTGAACGTCAGATGCCAAACACGGGCCGGGATTTCCGGGTGCCGACAACCCTCGGCGATCTGCCGGAACCTAGGCCGGTGTTTGATAGCCGCATTCTCCGACAGAGACGGTTCACGGGTATTGCAACTCGCGACCGAAAAATACTTAGAGAGGTTGATGATTTTGATAATGATGTCTAGTTTCGTCGCTCAGACTTCCTATCGAACACGGCCTTCCCAACACCATGGACATCCCACCTACCCAGCTACCTCACGGCGGTTTGTCGCTTGTCCGAGGTCTTCAGACACCAGAGCTGTTCCAATTGACGTTTGGTCAACTTGTTGACCAGCAAGCTGCTCGATATGGCCACAAAGATGCCGTCTTGGTCGGCTGGACCAACGCTCGACTGAGTTTCCAGGACCTGAGCCTTCGAACCAAGGAGCTGGCGCGTGGTCTGTTAGCCATGGGCGTTGGCAAAGGTGACCGTATCGCCATTCTCTCTGGGGATGATGAAAGGGTCATTGAACTCTTCTTCGCCGCCGGCAGGATTGGTGCAGTGCTTGTCGTTCTCAACAAGACGTACACCGTCAACGAGTGCATGCGGGCACTTGATCACACAGGTGAGTCGTTCCATCGTAATGTCAAAATTCTTACTCGCTAGAGCTTAAAAATCCAGATCCCTCCATATTGTTCATCGCCGATGTTGTCAATCGCCGATCAGTTCTTCCCATCCTCGACCAACTGCAAACCCTCCAGCGCAGCCTTCGACAAGTAGTCTTGGTTCGATGGGATGAGGTCCCGATTCGATCAGAAATAACATGGGACCACGTGCTACAAGGTGCAAGCTCTATGTCTGCAGAAAGGCTCGAAGAAGTCCAGGCGTCGGTTGACATCAACTCTGTTGTCAATTTCCAGTTCACCAGTGGCACGACCGGGTCACCCAAAGCTACCATGCTTAGCCACTTGTAGGTTGTGCAACGAGGCATAGAAAGCCAGCAGCTAACCCTTCATAGCAACGTCATCAACAACGGTTTCATGATCGGGGAATATCTTCAGTTAACCCATGACGATGTCCTCTGCTGCGCCCCGCCTCTCTTCCATTGCTTCGGACTCGTCGCTGGCTTGATGGCGACTTTCACCCACGGAGCCGCGATAGGTTTTGCTGGGCGAGACTTTGATCCTGCTCAAGTCGTGGATCTACTGGTGAGGGAGCGGTGTACTGCCCTGCACGGAGTTCCAACCATGTACATCGCCATCTTGAAGCACTTGGACAAGATTGGAGTGACAATCGATACGATCAGAACAGGCATTGCTGCAGGAACCAAAGTTCCTCCTGCCCTGATCAGTGAGATACAGGAGCGGCTGGGATACCAGTTCGTTGGTAACACCTATGGTATGTTGCGACGCCATGCTTTTCATGGTCGACGGTGGTCTAATCATCCAACCTAGGCATGACCGAAACATCGCCAGCGAGTTTCATGACTTCCGTAACTGACACCCTGGACCAACAGCTCTATACTGTAGGCAGAGTCATGCCTCATGTAACAGCCAAGGTTGTCGACCAGGAGAACCGAATCTTGCCCGTCGGTGCGCGTGGCGAGCTATGCGTATCAGGTTACCTTCTACAACAGGGGTATTACAACAATCCAGACAAAACAGCCGAGGTCATGATCAGAGATGAGAATGGAGTGTTGTGGATGCACACCGGAGACGAGGCAACCATTGACGAGCATGGTTACTGCCGCATTACTGGCCGTATCAAGGACATTATCATCCGAGGTGAGTTTGACTCAGGCCGCAATCATCTATGGCTCTAACATGAACATTCTCAGGTGGTGAAAACATTTACCCGCTGGAAATCGAGGAACACATTCTGAGCCACCCAACGATAAGCAACGTCAGTGTCGTGGGCCTGAAAGACGAACGGTATGGCGAGGCCGTGGCTGCCTTCATGCAGATACGCCCTGGCCACGACAAACCATCACACGAAGCCATAAGGGGCTGGGTCCACGATGAACTTGGAAGACACAAGGCTCCGCAGCACACGTTCTGGCTTGGGCCGGGAGAGATGATCACGGAATATCCAGTGACGGGCAGCGGCAAGATCAGGAAAGAAGTTCTTCGGGAGATTGGCAATCGGATTCTGGAGCAGAGCGAAGCCAGACCTGTAGCTAAGCTGTGAGTCATGGATGTGGATGACAAGGTACGCGCAGCAttgttttcttttcctcTGTATAAGATAGAAATAGAGATCATGTCCTGTCAAGCCAGGTTGGCCCTGCTGAAGCCTGGTTTTCCGATCTATGCAACCAATCCAGTTGAGTGTCTGATAACCAGGAACCAAGCGACCTCTACTTACTTTGCTGACACCTATTCAAGGGAGTCGTCCTGAGCAGAGGTTTCCAGGTCTGGAAAGAGATTCTTGTTTTCCAAAACCGGCAGATTACTAAAAATGCCAAGTCCTTCAGCAAACGTGTCAAAATCAGGAAAGTCAAAGAGCTTGCTTTGCGGTGTGAACAAGTCCATCCCGCTCGGTGCTTGGCCGTTGGTGGGACTTCCAGGCCGGGTCGGAGCCGACAGCAGCGCATAGTCGACGCTCTGCCATAATGCTTTAACATCGCCGGGCGAGTGCCCGGATTTGTCGGCACACGGGTTCATATCTACTCGACGGTTCTCGCATTGTTGTCGAAAACGCTCCAGTCGATTTGCCTGGGAGATACAAGTTAGTGGGATGTCTTCAGGGACGGAAAAGCCCTAAAACATACCATCAGAGCCGCGTGCTTCCAATAACAAGAGAGATCATTGAGAAAGTCCAGCGCAGAATTGTAATACTCCTGCCCTTGCTCGCGGACAGACTGGTTGTCGTCATTCATTGACAGGACATGGATGGTTCCTGCTACCATGGTACAATAGCCATAGAGAGATGTCAAGACAAGCACGTTATGATGTTTCGTGTCTTTCAGCTCTATCAATCTCTTGGCATGCGCTATGCAGCTTTTCCATGCTGTGTTTATGAATATCGGGGGAGCTCTCTGCTGTAGCTTTTGCAAGCGCTGCTGTATCAAGAATGGATGATGTAAAAGACAATGTGAGAGGTGGAAGAGTGCTTTGGAATAGATAAAGGGGCCCGCAAGATGTTGGTCGATGGACTCATCTATATAACACCTCTCCCTCAGGGTTTTCTTGGGGTCCTCGTTCATCCCGAAACAAATCTCTAGCTGAAGTAGAGTGGATGATATAGAGGCGTagggagaggttgaggacCAAGGGAGGCCCAGCTGTGAATCACGGTTCTCTTGAAGTACATAGTGTGACGCTCGACCTAAGATCGATGCCATGACTGCAATGAGAGCGAGGGGGCAACAAGTGTCAGCCGACTCTTGATCTAGGCAGTCACCGGTGAATTGCTGTAGAGTCGGTGCTTGTTCGTCGCGGCCTTCCCGGAAGGCTACTTCTGAGCACGGCAGCTGTATCCTGCACTCTTCGTCTCTCAAGATAGAGAATCGTTCTCTTGAAAGAGATATCAACTTATCTTGGAGATATATTGACCAGAAcgttctcttcctctcttctcgaAAGATGGGATCAAGGGTTCCCTCGGGCTCTAAGTGAAGCTTGGAATGCAAGACCAGACGGATTGCGAATCCAAGCTTCATGTAAGCTGAAGCGCACAAGCCAGCTTAATGCCACGTTAGCTGGGTAAGTGCGTCAAAGCAGGTCAAGCAACTCACAGGGATGCTCGACATTGACGATCAGGATGATGGCTTGCAAGATAGGGACGACTTCTTCATCCGACACGCCGCCGTTCCATGGTAGTTTCATACATTCCCAGGCTTTTTTGGCATAGAATTGAGCGTCATCAGGGTCGTTGATCTGAAAATTAGGAAGCGACGAGTATCGACGGGCTGCCGCTAGAAAAGCCCACATGAGATGGGAGGGTAGCTCTCCAGACACCAGCCGCCGTCGAAAAGTTGCCTCGTGAAATAGTGAGTATGGTTGATTATGGCAAAATCGAAAGAAAATATCAGCGGCGAAGAGAAGCGTCTCGATGGGTGGGAACGTATCATCTGGTTGAGGATTTGGCATCGATGCGGGCATAACGCTAGTGTCCGCGCTTCCCGCGGGGTTCGGCCGGTGGTGGTAAGGAGGCTCTGTTTGTGTGGGAGACTCGTTCATGAGATTGATGAGATGCGTCGGGGGCGCCAAGGATGACAAGAGAGGTTCCAGTCTGGACATAATAATGAACTTGATTAGCGACTGGATAACTTGTCTGTTAAGATCAAGAGACGTGCTCACCTTTGAAGAGTGCCCTCTATCTTGGAGAGTCGATCTTCAAGACCCATGAACTTTGACGAGATTGTCGACTGCAGCCTTGATTAGCTCGGGTCCTAGATGAATTCCAGCGAAGCTTGACATTACCACAATCAGGTCCGATGTTTCGTCGCTCATTCCATTTAATGAGAAAGATGTCCGCCTCTGGCTTCGCCCATCCTCTACATAGCGGCAGACCTGTGATAGTCGGCTGCAGCACATGCATACAGGCTTTTCGCCTCCACAACGaacttttttcttcctaCGGAGCCAATCAGTAGTTGTCGGTAATGGAAAGAAATGCCCCTTCTGGTCCCCGTCCTATCAAACAGGTAGGGATTGTCGCAACATGGAAAGGGAGCCCGTACCTGCAATTGAGGCAAGCTTGTCTGATGCGCTTTCGGCGGTGTTCGCCATCGGAGTCGTCGGCAGCATCAGACATTGTTTCAGAACAAGATGATTATGAGAACGGacggatgatgatgtcgtgaGAGGAAGCAAGGAGAAACCGGCCACTCGGGCCCCCGCATTACCTGTCATGGGATTCGGCCTCTCTTCGCTCCGGGTTTCGCGGGGAAGATAGGCCAAATTCACTAAAGGTACTAAACGCGCCTTGGCGTGCGGGGAGCTTAAGGTCCCTGGGGAAGCAAGGCTAGCTCACGTCGGTCAAGAGAGTGATCGGATCTACTTCCCACGCTTACCCCCCTTTACTACTGTTAGGCCGGAAACCAGTTTTACCCAGTAAGGGCAACTCGGGTAACTAACCCTTTCGGTAACTACCTCGGGTAACCCTTTCCATCCACACAATCACCCAGGaaggtctagggtaggtacTCGCAAACAAGTAATGGGAACCATTCCAGTGTTGATACCGATACCACGCGAGGTGTTTTACCAAGAAATGCATCCGGGTCAAGGTGCTTCGACGACTGTGGTAGCAAGACCAACAGAACACAACCCAAGTGAGGCAGCAATGCTCGAAAAGGTATCACAGAGAGGAATGACATAGCCGCCCTTAAAAGTATCTGCGGCAACGACGTAACCATATACCTCGAGGGTTGCCTCATTGACCACCCATCACCCCGAGTCACCATCCTAGATTTCTATCCGAATATCAGCTTAGGTCTCTAGAGTGATATAGGTAGAAGAATCATATCATACGCTGATCGTcatcgaggatgaggatgaatgTGTCCACAAACGCATTTCTGGGCCCGAGAAGCAGTCTAGAAGGCAAAGGTGACAGATGCCCTCTTTTCAACCCTTCCGATCCGCTCAGTAGAGTGACCGGCTGTCTCTTTCCACTGCTGCAAGGTGGCGTGACCGGCACCGAGAGATCCCCAGAACTGATATTCTCGTCCTGAATCTCCCTGTTGGGTAGTTTCCTTGTCGGATACGATTTGGCTTGTATTAGTCCATTTCAATCAGTGCCCAGTCATAATAATGCCTCGCATAATCACCCATCATGTTGACTGCATCCTCGGAGATACGCCCGATCTTGCCCAGTTCGGAGGATACCCAAGGAGCAGAGGCGTTATTATTAACTCCTGAACCTAGCTGAGGATTGTCTATGGCAGGCAAGGGCCTAGTCTCCTCGGGCTCTTGTTCGGTCACCCCATCGGACTCGTCCTCGCTTTCAGAGTCCGAAAGTTGAAGCTTGCAGTTATTCAAAGACTCGGTCCCATTACTCGTTCTTCTTATTGTTAGGTCGTAGTCCAAGTCGTCCAAGAGAACGTGGCCGACTGTTAGGCCGTATAGCTTTGCGTCTCCATTCCACGAAacagccttgatgatgccaCCAAATGTGCACCTTCGGTCCGGGGCCGAATGCTTGCGGATAATGATAGGCGCACCGCA
Protein-coding regions in this window:
- a CDS encoding Zn(2)-C6 fungal-type domain-containing protein; the encoded protein is MSAFMDNWRWYKSRVSDKPRICPSSRAIELLCQPKDYTVSSFDVVVLGRSLEAKHADKDVDIFIPIVGGRQGYTDETYCGAPIIIRKHSAPDRRCTFGGIIKAVSWNGDAKLYGLTVGHVLLDDLDYDLTIRRTSNGTESLNNCKLQLSDSESEDESDGVTEQEPEETRPLPAIDNPQLGSGVNNNASAPWVSSELGKIGRISEDAVNMMGDYARHYYDWALIEMD
- a CDS encoding Fungal-trans domain-containing protein, with amino-acid sequence MASILGRASHYVLQENRDSQLGLPWSSTSPYASISSTLLQLEICFGMNEDPKKTLRERCYIDESIDQHLAGPFIYSKALFHLSHCLLHHPFLIQQRLQKLQQRAPPIFINTAWKSCIAHAKRLIELKDTKHHNVLVLTSLYGYCTMVAGTIHVLSMNDDNQSVREQGQEYYNSALDFLNDLSCYWKHAALMANRLERFRQQCENRRVDMNPCADKSGHSPGDVKALWQSVDYALLSAPTRPGSPTNGQAPSGMDLFTPQSKLFDFPDFDTFAEGLGIFSNLPVLENKNLFPDLETSAQDDSLE